One window from the genome of Burkholderia sp. FERM BP-3421 encodes:
- a CDS encoding MmgE/PrpD family protein: protein MTDCLEHPSRALAHFAAGLRFDALPVEVAERAVNLYVDWLGSALAGRGARPVETIAAFARRAGGSPRGAGTADVLIDRTRAAPYFAAMINGAASHFAEQDDVHNGAVFHPAAVVFPAALALAQARGASGREFITAVVAGYEVGIRVGEFLGRSHYKVFHTTGTAGTLAAAAAAGRLLGLSGAQMLDAFGSAGTQASGLWAFLRDAADSKQLHTAMAAANGVMAAELARDGFKGATRILEGAQGMGAAMSSDADPARLVDRLGARWAIGETSFKYHASCRHTHPAADALRAVMAREGLKAADIEAVTAHVHQSALDVLGAVAAPGSVHQAKFSMGTVLGLIALRGDAGVDTFARDYAAPDVAAFRERVRMMLDDEVERAYPARWIGKVSVTTRDGRVRTGRVDEPKGDPGNTLSRDEIEAKVRRLAAFSGAASDAEAAALVARAWTVAAHTTMETVLTETLA, encoded by the coding sequence ATGACCGATTGCCTGGAACACCCGAGCCGCGCGCTCGCGCACTTCGCGGCCGGGCTGCGCTTCGACGCGCTTCCCGTCGAGGTGGCCGAACGCGCGGTGAATCTCTACGTCGACTGGCTGGGTTCGGCGCTGGCCGGGCGCGGCGCGCGTCCGGTCGAGACGATCGCGGCGTTCGCGCGCCGCGCAGGCGGCAGCCCGCGCGGGGCCGGCACGGCCGACGTGCTGATCGACCGCACCCGCGCCGCGCCGTATTTCGCCGCGATGATCAATGGCGCGGCCTCGCATTTCGCCGAGCAGGACGACGTGCACAACGGCGCGGTGTTTCATCCGGCCGCCGTGGTGTTTCCCGCCGCGCTCGCGCTCGCCCAGGCGCGCGGCGCGAGCGGCCGTGAATTCATCACGGCCGTGGTGGCGGGCTATGAGGTCGGCATCCGCGTCGGGGAATTCCTGGGGCGCAGTCACTACAAGGTGTTCCACACCACCGGCACCGCGGGCACGCTCGCGGCGGCAGCGGCGGCCGGCCGCCTGCTCGGTCTGTCGGGCGCGCAGATGCTCGATGCGTTCGGCTCCGCCGGCACGCAGGCGAGCGGCCTGTGGGCGTTCCTGCGCGATGCGGCGGATTCGAAGCAGCTGCATACGGCGATGGCCGCGGCGAACGGCGTGATGGCGGCCGAGCTGGCGCGCGACGGCTTCAAGGGCGCGACGCGGATCCTCGAGGGCGCGCAGGGGATGGGCGCGGCGATGTCGTCCGATGCCGATCCGGCGCGTCTGGTGGACCGTCTCGGCGCGCGCTGGGCGATCGGGGAAACGTCGTTCAAGTATCACGCGTCGTGCCGGCACACGCATCCGGCCGCCGACGCGCTGCGCGCGGTGATGGCGCGCGAGGGCCTGAAGGCGGCCGACATCGAGGCCGTGACCGCGCACGTGCACCAGAGCGCGCTCGACGTGCTGGGCGCCGTCGCGGCGCCCGGCAGCGTCCATCAGGCCAAGTTCAGCATGGGCACCGTGCTCGGGCTGATCGCGTTGCGCGGCGACGCCGGCGTCGACACGTTCGCGCGCGACTACGCGGCGCCCGATGTCGCGGCGTTTCGCGAGCGGGTGCGGATGATGCTCGACGACGAGGTGGAGCGCGCGTATCCGGCGCGCTGGATCGGCAAGGTCAGCGTGACGACCCGCGACGGCCGGGTGCGGACGGGGCGCGTCGACGAACCGAAGGGCGATCCGGGCAATACGCTGTCGCGCGACGAGATCGAGGCGAAGGTGCGGCGGCTCGCGGCGTTCTCGGGGGCGGCGTCGGATGCGGAGGCCGCGGCGCTCGTCGCACGCGCGTGGACGGTGGCCGCGCACACCACGATGGAGACCGTGTTGACGGAGACCCTCGCATGA
- a CDS encoding FAS1-like dehydratase domain-containing protein produces MTDGQRFEAWVDRTETAEDDLSAFGPHALAATLGSPLRGAALPPLWHWLYFLPVSPLAEAGADGLPRRGEFLPPIDLPRRMWAGGRLSFAAPLALGERARRTSTITAIEDKTGRSGRLVFVTVRHTIEVGGAPRLDEEQDFVYRAAPAPGETGPAPVRAPDGALWRRTVEADPVLLFRYSALTFNSHRIHYDAPYVTQEEGYPALVVHGPLLATLLADLVGRECPTRRLAEFSYRAVRPTFAGQPFTLCGIPSADGSQVELWAQDHEGWLTMQATAALD; encoded by the coding sequence ATGACGGACGGGCAGCGATTCGAGGCGTGGGTGGACCGCACGGAGACCGCGGAAGACGACCTGAGCGCGTTCGGCCCGCACGCGCTCGCCGCCACGCTCGGCAGCCCGCTGCGCGGCGCGGCGCTGCCGCCGCTGTGGCACTGGCTGTATTTCCTGCCGGTGTCGCCGCTCGCCGAAGCGGGCGCGGACGGCCTGCCGCGCCGGGGCGAATTCCTGCCGCCGATCGACCTGCCGCGCCGGATGTGGGCGGGCGGCCGGCTCAGCTTCGCCGCGCCGCTCGCGCTCGGCGAACGCGCGCGCCGCACCTCGACGATCACCGCGATCGAGGACAAGACGGGCCGCTCGGGCCGCCTCGTGTTCGTCACGGTGCGGCATACGATCGAGGTCGGCGGCGCGCCGCGCCTCGACGAGGAGCAGGATTTCGTCTACCGGGCCGCACCCGCGCCGGGCGAGACCGGCCCCGCGCCCGTCCGCGCGCCCGACGGCGCGCTCTGGCGGCGCACGGTCGAGGCCGATCCGGTGCTGCTGTTCCGCTATTCGGCGCTGACCTTCAACAGCCACCGCATTCATTACGATGCGCCCTATGTGACGCAGGAAGAAGGCTATCCCGCGCTCGTCGTGCACGGCCCGCTGCTCGCCACGCTGCTGGCGGACCTGGTGGGCCGCGAGTGCCCGACACGCCGGCTCGCCGAATTCTCGTATCGCGCGGTGCGGCCGACCTTCGCCGGCCAGCCGTTCACGTTGTGCGGCATACCGTCGGCCGATGGTTCGCAGGTCGAGCTGTGGGCGCAGGATCACGAGGGCTGGCTGACGATGCAGGCGACGGCGGCGCTCGACTGA